In Halobaculum sp. XH14, a single genomic region encodes these proteins:
- a CDS encoding aminopeptidase yields the protein MDEDLRAAAETAIHQCLALGSDESLAVVTDDRREAIGEALYEVGSEVTDDASVVRYPPGEQHGAEPPAPVAAAMRDADSFLAPTTKSLSHTRARGAATDAGARGATLPGITREVFLTGLDADYDDIAAHCADVREQVEDADEVRVMTAAGTDITFEPGSREWRSDTGDVSAAGSFSNLPAGEVFVSPETANGTYVVDGTMMPYGLLEEGRELRFEVEDGLVTDISDDEVRGQVEAAAEEVGEDAYNLAELGVGTNVGVTELVGSVLLDEKAAGTVHIAIGDDAGIGGDVEAPLHLDGIVRDPTVRADGEVVDLPRP from the coding sequence ATGGACGAGGACCTTCGCGCGGCGGCGGAAACGGCCATCCACCAGTGTCTCGCGCTCGGGAGCGACGAGTCGCTCGCGGTCGTCACCGACGACCGGCGCGAGGCGATCGGCGAGGCGCTGTACGAGGTCGGCAGCGAGGTGACCGACGACGCGAGCGTCGTGCGGTATCCGCCCGGCGAACAGCACGGCGCGGAGCCGCCCGCGCCCGTGGCTGCGGCGATGCGCGACGCGGACTCGTTCCTCGCGCCGACGACGAAGAGCCTGAGCCACACCCGCGCGCGCGGCGCGGCAACGGACGCCGGCGCGCGCGGCGCGACGCTGCCGGGCATCACGCGCGAGGTGTTCCTCACCGGACTCGACGCCGATTACGACGACATCGCGGCCCACTGTGCCGACGTGCGCGAGCAGGTCGAGGACGCCGACGAGGTTCGCGTCATGACGGCGGCCGGCACGGACATCACGTTCGAGCCCGGCTCCCGCGAGTGGCGCTCGGACACCGGCGACGTGAGCGCGGCCGGATCGTTCTCGAACCTCCCCGCGGGCGAGGTGTTCGTCAGCCCGGAGACCGCGAACGGGACGTACGTGGTCGACGGGACGATGATGCCGTACGGGCTGCTGGAGGAGGGACGGGAACTCCGCTTCGAGGTCGAGGACGGCCTCGTCACCGACATCTCGGACGACGAGGTTCGCGGCCAGGTCGAGGCGGCAGCCGAGGAGGTCGGCGAGGACGCGTACAACCTCGCCGAACTCGGGGTCGGGACGAACGTCGGCGTGACCGAGCTGGTGGGATCGGTCCTGCTCGACGAGAAGGCGGCCGGGACCGTCCACATCGCCATCGGGGACGACGCCGGCATCGGGGGCGACGTCGAGGCGCCGCTCCACCTCGACGGCATCGTCCGGGATCCGACCGTCCGCGCCGACGGCGAGGTGGTCGACCTCCCTCGGCCGTAG
- a CDS encoding phosphoglycerate kinase, with translation MVDFRTLDDLPAEQRVLARLDLNSPVEDGRVQGNRRFDRHATTVAELADAGHRVALMAHQGRPGRDTFVSLERHAEILAEHAGVDVDFVPDTFGDEALAAVREIEGGDVLLLENVRMADDELPEKEPEEHAASEFVETLAPAFDAYVNDAYSAAHRKHASLVGFPLRLPSYAGRVMETEYEANTAIAEREFDGDVTMVVGGTKATDVIGVMEALDETVDTFCLGGVAGELFLRAAGYPVGTDVETDLFGEQWAENEDTVHEVLDERSEQIRLASDLAYEGDDGERVEAAVEDIDEKTRAFLDVGSETVATYDSIVRDSAAVFVKGALGVFEDERFSDGTVGVLRAIAETDCFSVVGGGDTSRAIGMYGLDEADFSHVSIAGGAYIRALTGEPLPAVELLERNAAGEFDG, from the coding sequence ATGGTCGACTTCCGCACGCTCGATGACCTCCCCGCCGAGCAGCGCGTCCTCGCCCGCCTCGACCTCAACTCCCCGGTCGAGGACGGGCGAGTGCAGGGCAATCGCCGGTTCGACCGCCACGCGACCACCGTCGCCGAACTCGCCGATGCCGGCCACCGCGTGGCGCTCATGGCCCACCAGGGGCGTCCGGGGAGGGACACGTTCGTCTCACTCGAACGACACGCCGAGATCCTCGCCGAGCACGCCGGCGTCGACGTCGACTTCGTCCCGGACACGTTCGGGGACGAGGCGCTCGCGGCCGTCCGCGAGATCGAGGGGGGCGACGTGCTCCTCCTCGAGAACGTCAGGATGGCCGACGACGAACTTCCGGAGAAGGAGCCCGAGGAACACGCCGCGAGCGAGTTCGTCGAGACGCTCGCGCCGGCGTTCGATGCCTACGTGAACGACGCCTACTCGGCGGCCCACCGGAAGCACGCATCGCTGGTCGGCTTCCCGCTCCGCCTGCCCAGCTACGCGGGGCGGGTGATGGAGACCGAGTACGAGGCGAACACCGCCATCGCCGAGCGGGAATTCGACGGCGACGTGACGATGGTCGTCGGCGGGACGAAGGCGACCGACGTGATCGGCGTGATGGAGGCGCTCGACGAAACGGTCGACACGTTCTGTCTCGGCGGGGTCGCCGGCGAACTGTTCCTGCGCGCGGCCGGCTACCCGGTCGGGACCGACGTTGAGACGGACCTGTTCGGCGAGCAGTGGGCCGAAAACGAGGACACGGTCCACGAGGTGCTCGACGAGCGGAGCGAACAGATCCGGCTGGCCTCTGATCTCGCGTACGAGGGCGATGACGGCGAACGCGTCGAGGCCGCCGTCGAGGACATCGACGAGAAGACACGCGCGTTCCTCGACGTCGGCTCGGAAACGGTGGCGACGTACGACTCGATCGTCCGCGACTCGGCGGCCGTGTTCGTGAAGGGTGCGCTCGGCGTCTTCGAGGACGAGCGCTTCAGCGACGGCACCGTCGGGGTCCTCCGCGCCATCGCCGAGACTGACTGCTTCTCGGTCGTCGGCGGGGGCGACACCTCCCGGGCCATCGGGATGTACGGGCTGGACGAGGCCGACTTCTCGCACGTCTCGATCGCCGGCGGCGCGTACATCCGCGCGCTGACCGGCGAACCCTTACCGGCCGTTGAGCTACTGGAACGGAACGCGGCCGGCGAGTTCGACGGCTGA
- a CDS encoding acyl-CoA dehydrogenase family protein encodes MNVSYDDSEAARDLAGRAREFLDEEVIPVEREVLGGDPVSDEQVAELRGAAREYDVYCPQIAEEFGGMGVDFRDALPMFEVAGRSLLGPAACRVDAPDEGNMHTLELLGTDAQQEEYLRPLVAGDVSSGFSMTEPMQGGGSDPKMLKTSAKKEGDEWVIDGHKWWTTGGSEAEFLIVMARTDPDAHPYAGCSLFLVDADTAGVTVERDIPHLGGGVDGLGHAEITFEGVRVPEENLLGELNEGFRHAQQRLGPARLTHCMRYSGMAERALDVATAYASEREGFGEPLSEKQSLRYEIADAETRLHAVRTTVRDAADRIAAGEEARVQVSMSKTFAANVVQDVIDTCLQTCGANGIGKDLPVSDFYEAVRQFRLVDGADEVHRRVIAREAFEDVDPSELENVTRYDG; translated from the coding sequence GTGAACGTCAGCTACGACGACAGCGAGGCGGCACGGGACCTCGCGGGGCGGGCGCGGGAGTTCCTCGACGAGGAGGTGATCCCCGTCGAGCGCGAGGTGCTGGGCGGGGACCCGGTGAGCGACGAGCAGGTGGCGGAGCTCCGCGGGGCGGCACGCGAGTACGACGTCTACTGCCCGCAGATCGCCGAGGAGTTCGGCGGCATGGGCGTCGACTTCCGGGACGCGCTGCCGATGTTCGAGGTGGCGGGGCGCTCGCTGCTCGGCCCGGCCGCGTGCCGCGTCGACGCGCCGGACGAGGGCAACATGCACACGCTGGAACTGCTCGGCACCGACGCCCAGCAGGAGGAGTACCTCCGGCCGCTCGTCGCCGGCGACGTCTCCTCGGGCTTCTCGATGACCGAGCCGATGCAGGGCGGCGGCTCGGACCCGAAGATGCTGAAGACCAGCGCGAAAAAGGAGGGCGACGAGTGGGTCATCGACGGCCACAAGTGGTGGACGACGGGCGGGTCGGAGGCCGAGTTCCTCATCGTCATGGCCCGCACCGACCCCGACGCACACCCCTACGCCGGCTGTTCGCTGTTCCTCGTCGACGCCGATACGGCGGGCGTGACGGTCGAGCGCGACATCCCCCACCTCGGCGGCGGCGTCGACGGCCTCGGCCACGCGGAGATCACGTTCGAGGGGGTGCGCGTGCCCGAGGAGAACCTGCTCGGCGAACTGAACGAGGGGTTCCGGCACGCACAGCAGCGGCTCGGCCCCGCGCGGCTCACCCACTGCATGCGCTACTCGGGGATGGCCGAGCGCGCGCTCGACGTGGCGACGGCGTACGCCAGCGAGCGCGAGGGGTTCGGCGAACCGCTCTCGGAGAAGCAGTCGCTCCGGTACGAGATCGCCGACGCGGAGACGCGGCTCCACGCGGTTCGGACAACGGTCCGGGACGCGGCCGACCGAATCGCCGCGGGCGAGGAGGCCCGCGTGCAGGTGTCGATGAGCAAGACGTTCGCGGCGAACGTCGTCCAGGACGTGATCGACACCTGCCTCCAGACGTGCGGCGCGAACGGCATCGGGAAGGACCTCCCGGTCTCGGACTTCTACGAGGCGGTCCGGCAGTTCCGGCTGGTCGACGGGGCCGACGAGGTCCACAGGCGCGTCATCGCCCGCGAGGCGTTCGAGGACGTCGACCCCTCGGAACTGGAGAACGTCACCCGGTACGACGGCTGA
- a CDS encoding DsbA family protein — translation MAFEDPSCPTCRRFERQTGSRLRDGPLADGRLRFVVRTYPIIYPWGEPATQALEATYAREADAFWGLFDHYFARQDDFDGDNVLDRTRDWLDANTDLDADAVVADAEAEAYDDAVQADLDAGEAAGADRTPTLYMFRDGTYHTVASGVVSYDTVAAALEL, via the coding sequence GTGGCCTTCGAGGACCCCTCCTGTCCGACCTGCCGGCGCTTCGAACGCCAGACCGGCAGTCGGCTCCGCGACGGCCCGCTCGCGGACGGCCGGCTCCGCTTCGTCGTCCGCACCTACCCGATCATCTACCCGTGGGGAGAACCGGCGACACAGGCGCTGGAGGCGACGTACGCCCGAGAGGCCGACGCCTTCTGGGGGCTGTTCGACCACTACTTCGCCCGGCAGGACGACTTCGACGGCGACAACGTCCTCGACCGGACGCGCGACTGGCTCGACGCCAACACCGACCTCGACGCCGACGCGGTCGTCGCCGACGCGGAGGCCGAGGCGTACGACGACGCCGTGCAGGCCGACCTGGACGCGGGCGAGGCCGCCGGCGCGGACCGCACGCCGACGCTATACATGTTCCGCGACGGGACGTACCACACCGTCGCGTCCGGCGTCGTGAGCTACGACACCGTCGCCGCCGCCCTGGAGCTGTGA
- a CDS encoding alpha/beta fold hydrolase: MDHHDWTETQRETTVTVDGHDLRYAVYEDGSEHDGPPVVFLHGIPTWSFLWRDAAPALAEHRRVIAPDLVGYGNSANRDGFDRSVRAQTVALADFLAERGVEDVDFVAHDVGGAVALRYAAARPNSVGKLVLSNAACFDSWPVEFINSLGVPGTVEGWDDEELDEQLEFLFADGAYDEADPEWLAGMKAPWEREGGRRALARAAVSTNTNHTTEIDYGEITADLLCLWGGDDVLQPVSQAERLVEATSGDGAVVALADAYHWVTHDRSAAYCDQLVDHLG; this comes from the coding sequence ATGGACCATCACGACTGGACCGAGACGCAGCGGGAGACGACCGTCACGGTCGACGGGCACGACCTCCGGTACGCCGTCTACGAGGACGGCTCCGAACACGACGGCCCGCCGGTCGTGTTCCTCCACGGCATCCCGACGTGGTCGTTCCTCTGGCGGGACGCCGCCCCGGCGCTGGCCGAGCACCGCCGGGTCATCGCGCCGGACCTCGTGGGCTACGGCAACTCGGCCAACCGGGACGGCTTCGACCGCTCGGTGCGCGCACAGACGGTCGCGCTGGCGGACTTTCTCGCCGAACGCGGCGTCGAGGACGTCGACTTCGTCGCCCACGACGTCGGCGGCGCGGTGGCGCTCCGCTACGCGGCCGCCCGGCCAAATTCGGTGGGGAAGCTGGTGCTCTCGAACGCCGCCTGCTTCGACTCCTGGCCGGTCGAGTTCATCAACTCGCTGGGCGTCCCGGGCACGGTGGAGGGCTGGGACGACGAGGAGCTGGACGAGCAGCTCGAGTTCCTGTTCGCCGACGGCGCCTACGACGAGGCCGACCCCGAGTGGCTCGCGGGGATGAAGGCCCCGTGGGAGCGGGAGGGCGGCCGGCGCGCGCTCGCCCGCGCGGCGGTCTCGACCAACACGAACCACACGACCGAGATCGACTACGGGGAGATCACCGCGGACCTGCTGTGTCTCTGGGGCGGCGACGACGTGCTCCAGCCGGTGTCGCAGGCCGAGCGGCTGGTCGAGGCGACTTCCGGCGACGGAGCGGTCGTGGCCCTGGCGGATGCGTACCACTGGGTCACCCACGACCGGTCGGCGGCGTACTGCGATCAGCTCGTCGATCACCTCGGGTGA
- a CDS encoding metallophosphoesterase, whose protein sequence is MKVGVVSDTHDNARYVESAVQLFEGTADAVVHCGDVIAPFSATPFDAGFEFHAVRGNNDGEWALADAIDSFGTYLGEMGELTFDGVEFAVHHGTSEPIVDALIDCGRYDYVVRGHTHERVHEERDGTVHLNPGGVPIPGSEEEPAGVLVNTGTGDVRFEELG, encoded by the coding sequence ATGAAGGTCGGCGTCGTCTCCGACACGCACGACAACGCTCGCTACGTCGAGTCGGCGGTGCAACTGTTCGAGGGTACGGCCGACGCCGTCGTCCACTGTGGCGACGTGATCGCTCCGTTCTCGGCGACGCCGTTCGACGCCGGCTTCGAGTTTCACGCCGTCCGCGGCAACAACGACGGCGAGTGGGCGCTCGCGGACGCGATCGACTCGTTCGGCACGTACTTGGGCGAGATGGGCGAGCTGACGTTCGACGGGGTCGAATTCGCCGTCCATCACGGAACGAGCGAGCCGATCGTCGACGCCCTGATCGACTGCGGTCGCTACGACTACGTGGTGCGCGGTCACACCCACGAGCGCGTCCACGAGGAGCGGGACGGGACCGTCCACCTCAACCCGGGCGGCGTCCCGATCCCGGGGAGCGAGGAGGAACCGGCAGGGGTCCTCGTCAACACCGGAACTGGAGACGTCAGGTTCGAAGAACTGGGGTAG
- a CDS encoding ABC transporter ATP-binding protein: MSHPAEEDDPFEDVRERTDNAMRRLFQEYGRENWYQFTVGLVASVFARVLDLFPPLVLGVAIDALFNPETDISYAEATADLLPGITPAMLAGVIPAGRQGQFELSIALIALGFFGGAAFHWSRNWGWNSFAQNIQHSIRVDTYNKMQRLNMDFFADKQTGEMMSILSNDVNRLERFLNDGMNSFFRLSVMVVAIAVILFSLNWQLALVALVPVPLIAFFTWKFIETIQPKYADVRSSVGAMNSRLENNLGGIQVIKTFNTENFESDRVDDVSMDYFDANWDAIETRIKFFPGLRVIAGIGFVLTFLVGGLWVFSGPPWFFTGTLELGQFVIFITLTQRFIWPMAQFGQIINMYQRARASSSRIFGLMDEPSRITEDPDAEELVVGDGDVVYDDVTFGYDEAETIIEDVSFDVEGGETLALVGPTGAGKSTVLKLLLRMYDVNEGSITIDGQDLRDVTIPSLRRQVGYVSQETFMFYGTVKDNIAYGTFDADDEAIVEAAKAAEAHEFIRNLPDGYDTEIGERGVKLSGGQRQRLSIARAVLKDPEILILDEATSDVDTETEMLIQRSLDQLTEDRTTFAIAHRLSTIRDAEQILVLEDGRVAERGRHEELLEADGLYAHLWGVQAGEIDELPQEFIDRAARRASRTEAGGEANDD, from the coding sequence ATGAGTCACCCCGCCGAGGAGGACGACCCCTTCGAGGACGTCCGTGAGCGCACGGACAACGCGATGCGCCGCCTCTTCCAGGAGTACGGACGGGAAAACTGGTACCAGTTCACCGTCGGGCTCGTCGCCAGCGTCTTCGCCCGGGTGCTCGACCTCTTCCCGCCGCTCGTGCTCGGCGTCGCCATCGACGCGCTGTTCAACCCCGAGACGGACATCTCCTACGCGGAGGCCACCGCCGACCTGCTCCCCGGAATCACGCCGGCGATGCTCGCCGGGGTCATTCCGGCCGGCAGGCAGGGCCAGTTCGAACTCTCCATCGCGCTCATCGCGCTCGGCTTCTTCGGCGGGGCGGCGTTCCACTGGTCGCGCAACTGGGGGTGGAACTCGTTCGCCCAGAACATCCAGCACAGCATCCGCGTCGACACGTACAACAAGATGCAGCGGCTGAACATGGACTTCTTCGCCGACAAGCAGACCGGCGAGATGATGTCGATCCTCTCGAACGACGTGAACCGGCTCGAACGGTTCCTCAACGACGGGATGAACTCCTTCTTCCGGCTCTCGGTGATGGTCGTCGCCATCGCGGTCATCCTCTTCTCGCTCAACTGGCAGCTGGCCCTGGTCGCGCTCGTCCCGGTCCCGCTCATCGCCTTCTTCACCTGGAAGTTCATCGAGACCATCCAGCCGAAGTACGCCGACGTCCGCTCGTCGGTCGGCGCGATGAACTCCCGGCTGGAGAACAACCTCGGCGGCATCCAGGTCATCAAGACGTTCAACACGGAGAACTTCGAGTCCGACCGCGTCGACGACGTGTCGATGGACTACTTCGACGCGAACTGGGACGCCATCGAGACGCGCATCAAGTTCTTCCCGGGCCTGCGGGTCATCGCCGGCATCGGCTTCGTGCTGACGTTCCTCGTCGGCGGCCTCTGGGTGTTCTCGGGCCCGCCATGGTTCTTCACGGGCACGCTCGAACTCGGCCAGTTCGTCATCTTCATCACGCTCACCCAGCGGTTCATCTGGCCGATGGCGCAGTTCGGGCAGATCATCAACATGTACCAGCGGGCCCGCGCGTCCTCCTCGCGCATCTTCGGGCTGATGGACGAGCCCTCCCGCATCACCGAGGATCCCGACGCCGAGGAACTGGTCGTCGGGGACGGCGACGTCGTCTACGACGACGTCACGTTCGGCTACGACGAGGCCGAGACCATCATCGAGGACGTGAGCTTCGACGTCGAGGGCGGCGAGACGCTCGCGCTCGTCGGTCCGACCGGCGCGGGCAAGTCCACGGTCCTGAAGCTCCTCCTCCGGATGTACGACGTGAACGAGGGCTCGATCACCATCGACGGGCAGGACCTCCGGGACGTCACCATCCCGAGCCTCCGCCGGCAGGTCGGCTACGTGAGCCAGGAGACGTTCATGTTCTACGGCACGGTGAAGGACAACATCGCCTACGGCACGTTCGACGCCGACGACGAGGCGATCGTCGAGGCAGCGAAGGCCGCCGAGGCCCACGAGTTCATCCGGAACCTGCCCGACGGTTACGACACCGAGATCGGCGAGCGCGGCGTGAAGCTCTCGGGCGGCCAGCGCCAGCGGCTCTCCATCGCCCGCGCGGTCCTGAAGGACCCCGAAATCCTCATCCTCGACGAGGCGACCTCCGACGTCGACACGGAGACGGAGATGCTCATCCAGCGCTCGCTCGACCAGCTCACCGAGGATCGGACGACGTTCGCCATCGCACACCGGCTCTCCACCATCCGTGACGCCGAGCAGATCCTGGTGCTGGAGGACGGTCGCGTCGCCGAGCGCGGGCGACACGAGGAACTGCTCGAGGCTGACGGTCTCTACGCCCACCTCTGGGGCGTCCAGGCCGGCGAGATCGACGAGCTCCCACAGGAGTTCATCGACCGCGCGGCCCGCCGCGCCTCCCGCACGGAGGCCGGCGGGGAGGCCAACGACGACTGA
- a CDS encoding type II glyceraldehyde-3-phosphate dehydrogenase: protein MIQVGVNGYGTIGKRVADAVAAQPDMELAGVAKTRPNYEAETAVRKGYPLYAAIPDRADRFHDAGIDLAGEVEDMVMKADVVVDTTPSGVGEQNRELYERYDTPATFQGGEDPDVADASFVARANYEAAAADEVEYVRVVSCNTTGLSRLLAPLREAYGVEKARVTLVRRGGDPGQTSRGPINDILPDPVTVPSHHGPDVNTIFPDVDIDTLGVKVPATLMHLHSVNVTLDAEPSAADVRNLLSDESRLFLVPEEAGIDGTGKLKEFAQDTGRPRGDLWENCIWEESVSTEGSDLYLFQSIHQESDVIPENIDAVRALLGREDRETSVATTDETLGVGLESLFRGARRRVVPREADD from the coding sequence ATGATTCAGGTGGGCGTCAACGGCTACGGCACCATCGGCAAGCGCGTCGCCGACGCGGTAGCCGCCCAACCCGACATGGAACTCGCAGGGGTCGCCAAGACCCGCCCGAACTACGAGGCCGAGACCGCGGTTCGGAAGGGGTACCCGCTCTACGCCGCCATCCCCGACCGCGCGGACCGCTTTCACGATGCCGGCATCGACCTGGCCGGCGAGGTGGAGGACATGGTGATGAAGGCCGACGTGGTGGTCGACACGACGCCCTCCGGCGTCGGCGAACAGAACCGAGAACTGTACGAGCGCTACGACACGCCCGCGACGTTCCAGGGCGGCGAGGACCCGGACGTCGCCGACGCCAGCTTCGTCGCGCGCGCCAACTACGAGGCCGCGGCCGCCGACGAGGTCGAGTACGTTCGCGTCGTCTCCTGCAACACGACCGGGCTCTCCCGGCTGCTCGCCCCGCTCAGGGAGGCGTACGGCGTCGAGAAGGCGCGCGTCACGCTCGTCCGACGTGGGGGAGACCCCGGACAGACCTCCCGCGGCCCCATCAACGACATCCTCCCGGACCCGGTCACCGTCCCCTCCCACCACGGCCCCGACGTGAACACCATCTTCCCCGATGTCGACATCGACACGCTCGGCGTGAAGGTGCCCGCGACCCTGATGCACCTCCACTCCGTGAACGTCACCCTCGACGCCGAGCCCTCCGCGGCGGACGTCCGGAACCTCCTCTCGGACGAGTCGCGCCTGTTCCTCGTGCCCGAGGAGGCCGGCATCGACGGCACGGGCAAGCTGAAGGAGTTCGCCCAGGACACCGGCCGTCCGCGGGGGGACCTCTGGGAGAACTGCATCTGGGAGGAGTCCGTCTCGACGGAGGGGAGCGACCTCTACCTGTTCCAGTCGATCCACCAGGAGTCGGACGTCATCCCCGAGAACATCGACGCGGTCCGGGCGCTGCTCGGCCGCGAGGACCGGGAGACGAGCGTGGCGACGACCGACGAGACGCTCGGCGTCGGTCTGGAGTCGCTGTTTCGCGGCGCGCGGCGGCGCGTCGTGCCCCGCGAGGCCGACGACTGA
- a CDS encoding sugar phosphate isomerase/epimerase family protein has product MTDGIRQGFMVGNGADPERCFRLADEVGFDFLELNTDHQFDRSRVDAGELRTLADDHGLDLVCHLPYRLDACSPREHVRTGGVRELEAAVDHAAAMGAETGVFHLQTLVNDGKWTAEEVRPAMYETAAHLTAHGRDRGVEVVAENLKSAFFDAGDFPDLFVETDASACLDTGHAFVTGHDGAEQAALIREHGDRISHVHLNDTRIEEDDEHLPVGMGRIDFGAIADAMRDSGWTGTCTHELFTFDRSYAVAGKERFDSMLSGV; this is encoded by the coding sequence ATGACCGACGGCATCCGACAGGGGTTCATGGTCGGCAACGGCGCGGACCCGGAGCGGTGTTTCCGCCTGGCCGACGAGGTCGGGTTCGACTTCTTGGAACTGAACACCGACCACCAGTTCGACCGGTCGCGCGTGGACGCGGGCGAACTCCGAACGCTCGCGGACGACCACGGCCTCGACCTGGTCTGTCACCTGCCGTACCGGCTCGACGCCTGCTCGCCGCGCGAGCACGTTCGAACGGGCGGCGTCCGGGAACTGGAGGCCGCGGTCGACCACGCCGCCGCGATGGGTGCCGAGACGGGCGTGTTCCACCTCCAGACGCTCGTGAACGACGGGAAGTGGACGGCTGAGGAGGTTCGACCCGCGATGTACGAGACGGCCGCCCACCTGACCGCCCATGGACGGGATCGAGGGGTCGAGGTCGTCGCGGAGAACCTGAAGTCGGCCTTCTTCGACGCGGGCGACTTTCCCGACCTGTTCGTCGAAACCGATGCGTCGGCGTGTCTCGACACGGGCCACGCGTTCGTCACGGGGCATGACGGCGCCGAGCAGGCGGCCCTGATCCGCGAGCACGGCGACCGGATCAGTCACGTGCATCTCAACGACACCCGCATCGAGGAGGACGACGAGCACCTGCCGGTCGGGATGGGGCGGATCGATTTCGGGGCGATCGCGGACGCGATGCGTGACTCCGGCTGGACGGGGACCTGCACGCACGAGCTGTTCACGTTCGACCGGTCGTACGCCGTCGCCGGGAAGGAGCGGTTCGATTCGATGCTATCCGGCGTCTGA